A portion of the Pseudorasbora parva isolate DD20220531a chromosome 1, ASM2467924v1, whole genome shotgun sequence genome contains these proteins:
- the slc1a2a gene encoding excitatory amino acid transporter 2a, with protein MQKQVEIRMHENHLDPPTTPEESMCGGFCGKLMKNMLLMLTILGVIIGSVAGMLLRYASPLPADVIMVIAFPGDILMRMLKMVILPLIISSLITGLAGLDAKSSGRLGTRAMVYYMSTTVIAAVLGVILVLLIHPGNPKLKANLGEGKKNDEVSSLDALFDLIRNLFPENLVQACFQQIQTVTNKVEVAPPPVPNRFGRNATKGAAKYVIKKTLQFKSGMNVLGLIGFFVAFGICMGKMGERAKLMLEFFNVLNEIVMKLVGMIMWYSPVGIACLICGKIISINDLEMVARQLGMYMVTVVVGLIIHGAIFLPLIYFVIVRKNPYTFFMGIFQAWVTALGTASSAGTLPVTFRCLEENLGIDKRVTRFVLPVGATINMDGTALYEAVAAIFIAQMNGIELDPGQIVTVSLTATLASVGAASIPSAGLVTMLLILTAVGLPTQDISLLVAVDWLLDRFRTSVNVVGDSYGAGIVYHLSKDELDLFDAQQRPDDFEMAKTQSFYENNTNHGVYASHNSYQPVQIDDCKVTLASNGSPAEFSLVEEEPWIRE; from the exons ATGCAGAAGCAAGTGGAGATCAGAATGCATGAGAATCATTTGGACCCTCCTACAACACCTGAAGAGTCCATGTGTGGAGGCTTCTGTGGCAAACTCATGAAGAACATGCTACTTATGCTCACAATCCTTG GTGTGATCATAGGTTCAGTAGCTGGTATGCTACTACGGTACGCATCACCGCTCCCCGCGGATGTCATTATGGTCATTGCCTTCCCGGGCGACATTCTCATGAGGATGTTAAAAATGGTGATTTTGCCTCTGATCATCTCCAGTTTGATCACAG gATTAGCAGGGTTGGATGCCAAGTCCAGTGGTCGTTTGGGCACAAGGGCCATGGTGTACTACATGTCTACCACCGTCATCGCAGCCGTGCTGGGGGTGATCTTGGTGCTCCTCATCCACCCCGGTAACCCCAAACTGAAGGCAAACCTTGGCGAGGGGAAAAAGAATGATGAAGTGTCCAGTTTAGATGCCCTCTTTGATCTCATCAGAAATCTGTTTCCGGAAAATCTCGTCCAGGCTTGTTtccagcag ATCCAGACTGTTACTAACAAAGTAGAAGTAGCTCCTCCTCCAGTCCCAAATCGGTTTGGACGAAATGCTACCAAGGGGGCAGCAAAATATGTGATCAAGAAGACTCTTCAATTCAAGAGCGGCATGAATGTGTTAG gtctCATAGGGTTCTTTGTGGCATTCGGCATTTGTATGGGAAAGATGGGCGAAAGGGCCAAGCTGATGCTCGAGTTCTTCAACGTTCTCAACGAGATCGTTATGAAGCTTGTCGGCATGATCATGTG GTATTCCCCCGTTGGTATTGCATGTCTGATCTGTGGGAAGATTATTTCAATTAATGACCTGGAGATGGTGGCCAGGCAACTTGGAATGTACATGGTCACTGTCGTCGTTGGACTTATCATTCACGGAGCCATATTTCTTCccttaatatattttgttattgttCGGAAAAACCCATATACATTCTTCATGGGAATTTTCCAGGCTTGGGTCACCGCTTTAGGAACTGCTTCTAG TGCTGGAACATTACCTGTCACTTTCCGCTGTCTTGAAGAAAATCTGGGCATTGACAAGAGAGTCACTCGATTTGTATTACCTGTTGGAGCAACGATCAACATGGACGGTACAGCACTTTACGAGGCTGTGGCGGCCATCTTTATCGCCCAGATGAATGGAATAGAACTTGATCCTGGTCAGATCGTGACAGTCAG CCTTACAGCGACTCTCGCTAGCGTAGGAGCAGCCAGTATTCCCAGTGCTGGTCTGGTGACGATGCTTCTGATCTTGACAGCTGTGGGACTACCGACTCAAGACATCAGTTTACTGGTAGCAGTCGACTGGTTACT GGACCGCTTTCGAACTTCAGTCAATGTCGTTGGTGACTCATACGGGGCGGGAATCGTGTACCACCTCTCCAAAGACGAGCTTGACCTATTTGATGCGCAGCAAAGGCCAGATGACTTTGAGATGGCCAAGACTCAATCCTTTTATGAGAATAACACTAACCATGGTGTATATGCATCTCACAACTCCTATCAGCCGGTCCAAATAGATGACTGCAAG GTAACCTTGGCCTCAAATGGTTCCCCTGCGGAGTTCTCACTTGTTGAGGAGGAACCATGGATACGCGAGTAA